A single region of the Pontimicrobium sp. SW4 genome encodes:
- a CDS encoding type I restriction enzyme HsdR N-terminal domain-containing protein translates to MQKLDFPTYTFRFKNSENKPYIFDEIRKKFVVLQPEEWVRQHCVQFLINEKKYPKSLINVEKELKINNLKKRYDIVIFNSDGSIHLIVECKAPKITINQSAFDQIARYNLALNATYLMVTNGLNHYYCSIDFDEERYQFLKDIPEYQL, encoded by the coding sequence GTGCAAAAATTAGATTTTCCCACATATACCTTCCGATTCAAAAATAGCGAAAATAAACCTTATATTTTTGATGAGATCCGCAAAAAATTTGTGGTTTTACAGCCTGAAGAATGGGTTCGACAACATTGTGTGCAGTTTCTTATTAATGAAAAGAAGTATCCAAAGTCTTTAATTAATGTCGAGAAAGAGTTAAAAATAAATAATCTTAAAAAACGATACGACATCGTTATTTTTAATAGCGATGGTTCTATACACTTAATTGTAGAATGTAAAGCACCTAAAATTACCATTAATCAAAGTGCTTTCGACCAAATTGCACGATACAATTTGGCACTAAATGCCACATATTTAATGGTTACAAACGGATTAAATCATTATTATTGTAGTATCGATTTTGATGAAGAACGCTATCAATTTTTAAAGGATATTCCTGAATACCAACTGTGA
- a CDS encoding glycosyltransferase family 2 protein, producing MKIAIVILNWNGKALLEQFLPSVISFSSEADIYVADNASSDDSASFLKTHFPQIKIIQNSTNGGYAKGYNDALRHVKADVFCLLNSDVEVTKNWLLPIQKTFINEPNTAIIQPKILDQKNKDYFEYAGAAGGFVDKFGYPYCRGRIFNTIEKDQGQYNDTINIFWASGACLFVRSNVYKTLGGFDETFFAHMEEIDFCWQTKNLGYNIKYVGNSIIYHVGGATLSNTSPKKTYLNFRNSLFTLVKNASGSVFYLVLIRLILDGIAGVKFLFELKPKHTLAIFKAHFSFYNHLSILKTQRKSQKKMQKYYTQKSIVWSYFISKKRYFKSL from the coding sequence GTGAAAATAGCAATAGTCATATTAAACTGGAACGGAAAGGCATTGTTAGAACAATTTTTGCCTTCGGTAATATCATTTTCCTCTGAAGCAGATATTTATGTAGCAGATAATGCTTCTAGTGATGATTCGGCTTCGTTTCTTAAAACTCATTTTCCTCAAATAAAAATAATTCAAAATAGCACTAATGGTGGCTATGCTAAAGGTTATAATGATGCGTTAAGACATGTTAAGGCAGATGTGTTCTGTTTGTTGAACAGTGATGTTGAAGTAACTAAAAACTGGTTGTTACCAATTCAAAAAACGTTTATTAATGAGCCAAATACTGCCATTATCCAACCAAAAATTCTAGACCAAAAAAACAAAGATTATTTTGAATATGCAGGAGCAGCTGGTGGATTTGTAGATAAATTTGGTTATCCGTATTGTCGTGGACGAATTTTTAACACTATAGAGAAAGATCAAGGTCAATATAATGATACTATAAATATCTTTTGGGCTTCAGGTGCTTGCTTATTTGTAAGAAGTAACGTTTACAAAACATTAGGAGGCTTTGATGAAACCTTTTTTGCTCACATGGAAGAAATTGATTTCTGTTGGCAAACTAAAAACTTAGGATATAACATCAAATATGTTGGTAACTCAATTATCTACCATGTTGGAGGAGCTACACTTAGCAACACAAGTCCTAAAAAAACTTACTTAAATTTTAGAAATAGTTTATTTACGCTTGTAAAAAATGCCTCAGGCAGTGTTTTTTACTTAGTTCTTATTAGGCTTATTTTAGATGGTATAGCTGGTGTTAAATTTTTATTCGAATTAAAACCCAAACACACCCTCGCAATTTTTAAAGCACACTTTTCATTTTATAATCATTTAAGCATCCTAAAAACCCAAAGGAAATCTCAAAAAAAAATGCAGAAATACTATACTCAAAAGAGTATCGTTTGGTCATATTTTATTAGTAAAAAGCGATATTTTAAAAGTTTATAA
- a CDS encoding OmpA family protein, translating into MKKILLLSLTAMLVLSSCVSKKEYAALEAKQQETQDLLNTATVKLNACLSDAAAANARADALKDQLADMRKNNESLIQSNKDLTMLTAKGADNVERTLESIKEKDLKITRLQDALNKKDSVTLALVTSLKREVGINDPDIEINVEKGVVFISISDKLLFKSGSYVVTSNAKDVLAKVAKVVNGKPDFECMVEGHTDSQSYKSNGILLDNWDLSVKRSTSIIRVLEDLGVNSTRLIAAGRSYHVPLVDNDTAENRAKNRRTRIVVMPKIDQFYDMIEKEMKTLSGS; encoded by the coding sequence ATGAAGAAAATTTTATTGTTAAGTCTTACTGCTATGCTTGTTTTAAGCTCATGCGTATCTAAAAAAGAATATGCTGCATTGGAGGCAAAACAACAAGAAACGCAAGACCTATTAAACACTGCAACCGTTAAATTAAATGCATGTCTATCTGATGCTGCTGCTGCTAATGCACGAGCAGATGCTTTAAAAGATCAGCTTGCGGACATGAGAAAAAATAACGAAAGCCTAATACAAAGTAATAAAGACTTAACGATGCTTACTGCAAAAGGAGCAGATAATGTTGAAAGAACTTTAGAAAGCATTAAAGAGAAAGATCTTAAAATTACTCGTTTACAGGATGCGTTAAACAAAAAAGATAGTGTTACGCTAGCTTTAGTAACAAGTTTAAAACGTGAAGTTGGAATAAACGATCCAGATATTGAAATAAATGTTGAAAAAGGAGTGGTATTTATTTCTATTTCAGATAAGTTATTATTTAAAAGTGGAAGCTATGTAGTAACCTCAAACGCAAAAGACGTTTTAGCTAAAGTTGCTAAAGTAGTTAATGGTAAGCCAGATTTTGAATGTATGGTTGAAGGACATACTGATAGTCAATCTTACAAAAGTAATGGTATACTATTAGACAACTGGGATTTAAGTGTTAAGCGTTCTACATCTATTATTAGAGTATTAGAAGATTTAGGTGTTAACTCTACTCGATTAATAGCAGCTGGTAGAAGTTACCATGTGCCTTTAGTTGATAATGATACTGCTGAAAATAGAGCAAAAAATAGACGTACTCGTATTGTTGTAATGCCAAAAATTGATCAGTTTTACGACATGATAGAAAAAGAAATGAAAACTCTTTCTGGAAGCTAA
- a CDS encoding L-threonylcarbamoyladenylate synthase codes for MADFVKIYEDNPNPKEIAKVVAVLKKGGLIIYPTDTVYGLGCDITNNKALERVARIKGVKLEKANFSFVCHDLSNLSDYVKQIDTTTFKVLKRALPGPYTFVLPGAKSLPNAFKKKKTVGIRIPNNNIALEIVKQLGNPIISTSIYDEDEILEYTTDPELIFEKWDNLVDLVIDGGYGDNEPSTIIDFSFGEPEVIREGKGSLDIL; via the coding sequence ATGGCAGATTTTGTAAAAATTTATGAAGATAATCCTAATCCAAAAGAAATAGCAAAAGTGGTTGCTGTTTTAAAAAAAGGAGGATTAATCATTTACCCTACGGATACCGTGTATGGTTTGGGCTGCGATATTACTAACAATAAAGCATTGGAGCGTGTTGCTAGAATTAAAGGAGTTAAATTAGAAAAGGCTAACTTTTCGTTTGTGTGTCATGATTTAAGTAACTTAAGTGATTATGTAAAGCAAATAGATACAACTACTTTTAAAGTCTTAAAGCGTGCGCTACCTGGACCTTACACATTTGTACTACCTGGAGCAAAAAGTTTACCAAATGCATTTAAAAAGAAGAAAACGGTAGGTATTAGAATTCCAAATAATAACATAGCATTGGAAATTGTTAAGCAATTAGGTAATCCAATTATTTCTACATCTATTTATGATGAAGATGAAATTTTGGAGTATACTACCGATCCTGAATTGATTTTTGAAAAATGGGATAACCTAGTGGATTTGGTTATTGATGGTGGTTATGGAGATAATGAACCATCTACAATAATTGATTTTTCATTTGGTGAACCAGAAGTAATTAGAGAAGGTAAAGGAAGCTTAGATATCCTTTAA
- a CDS encoding alpha/beta hydrolase → MNTPKSTLLSVICTFILFACSLNDDNTIPNTNTLDPTRYYQELDVAYGNDAKQTFDIYLPADRENSTKVMILVHGGGWSGGDKSDMNLFKNYVRQEHPNLAVVNMNYRLADDDNNPYPMQINDITSVINHLKENKDNYTIDDDFGFIGVSAGGHLSLLWSYAFDTDNDVKMVCSVVGPTNFTDPAYLNNANATLQELIDLFGIDPTTEFLEEVSPLHQVTASAPPTILFYGGQDPLVPITQGTALRDELTTLGVTHEFTLYPDAGHGWVGTDLLDTVLKLKAFTQTHLE, encoded by the coding sequence ATGAATACTCCAAAATCTACATTGTTGAGTGTTATTTGCACATTTATACTATTTGCATGCTCATTAAACGATGATAATACTATTCCAAATACCAACACTTTAGATCCTACAAGATACTATCAAGAACTCGATGTCGCTTATGGAAATGATGCCAAACAAACATTTGATATATACTTACCTGCAGATAGAGAGAATAGTACAAAAGTAATGATTCTTGTGCATGGTGGTGGATGGTCTGGTGGTGACAAAAGTGACATGAATTTATTTAAAAATTATGTAAGACAGGAACATCCAAATTTAGCAGTGGTAAATATGAATTATAGGTTAGCAGATGATGACAACAATCCATATCCAATGCAAATAAACGATATAACATCTGTGATTAATCATTTAAAAGAAAACAAAGATAATTATACAATAGATGATGATTTTGGATTTATTGGTGTAAGTGCTGGTGGACATTTATCATTATTATGGAGTTATGCATTTGATACTGATAATGATGTAAAAATGGTTTGTAGCGTTGTTGGCCCAACAAATTTTACAGATCCTGCATATTTAAACAATGCCAATGCAACATTACAAGAATTAATTGATTTATTTGGAATTGATCCAACTACCGAATTTTTAGAAGAAGTAAGTCCGTTGCATCAAGTAACAGCTTCCGCACCTCCAACCATATTATTTTATGGTGGACAAGACCCTCTTGTACCTATTACTCAAGGAACTGCTTTAAGAGATGAGCTAACTACACTTGGCGTAACTCACGAATTTACTTTATATCCAGATGCTGGACATGGTTGGGTTGGCACTGATTTATTAGACACAGTGCTAAAGTTAAAGGCTTTTACGCAAACGCATTTGGAATAA
- a CDS encoding serine hydrolase: protein MKITITSLVFIFFMVIVSHGQQSYSYTQPKDLNDGWKTVNLRSEHFDSTKIYQLFNQLKEAKHKLKSILVVKNGQIILEEYFNEHAVDKQHDLRSTTKSIRSVLIGIAIDKGFIGSVDDPITKYLKNPIFSKNLDKRKEKITIRHLLTMSSGLDCNDWDQKSEGQEDKVYRKKDWIQYTLDLPMVNEPGLVSNYCSMGAVLIAEIITQASGITIDKFAEHYLFNSLGIDNVGWDHTSNKNVIPSGKRLYMTTRDMAKIGQLMLNKGIWNKQQVVSECWIEESTTPKTKITDIDYGFLWWNIPFRVNEKTITSIVATGNGGQYIMIFPSESIVAIFNGEAYNSQEEKLPFAIINNVILPTFMDLD from the coding sequence ATGAAGATCACAATTACATCCTTAGTTTTTATATTCTTTATGGTAATAGTGAGTCATGGACAACAAAGCTATTCTTATACTCAGCCTAAGGATCTTAACGATGGATGGAAAACAGTAAATCTGCGTTCAGAACACTTTGATTCGACAAAAATATATCAATTGTTCAATCAACTTAAAGAAGCTAAGCATAAGCTCAAAAGTATTTTAGTGGTAAAAAATGGGCAAATCATTCTTGAGGAATATTTTAATGAACATGCTGTTGATAAACAGCACGATCTTCGTTCTACCACAAAAAGTATACGTTCTGTTTTAATTGGAATTGCCATAGATAAAGGTTTTATAGGCAGTGTTGACGACCCAATTACAAAATACCTTAAAAACCCTATATTTAGCAAAAACTTGGATAAAAGAAAAGAAAAAATCACGATTAGACATCTTTTAACTATGTCATCTGGACTAGATTGCAACGATTGGGATCAAAAATCTGAAGGGCAAGAAGATAAAGTTTATAGGAAAAAGGATTGGATTCAATATACATTAGATTTACCAATGGTAAATGAACCAGGGTTGGTTTCCAATTATTGTTCAATGGGAGCTGTACTAATTGCCGAAATAATTACTCAAGCATCAGGAATAACAATCGATAAATTTGCTGAACACTATTTATTCAACTCATTAGGTATTGACAATGTTGGTTGGGATCATACAAGCAATAAAAATGTTATTCCATCAGGAAAACGATTGTATATGACCACACGAGATATGGCTAAAATAGGTCAACTAATGCTAAACAAAGGCATATGGAATAAACAGCAGGTAGTTTCTGAATGTTGGATTGAAGAATCCACAACCCCAAAAACAAAAATCACTGACATTGATTATGGGTTTTTATGGTGGAATATTCCCTTTAGAGTAAACGAAAAAACTATAACTTCTATAGTTGCTACAGGAAATGGAGGACAGTATATTATGATTTTTCCATCAGAAAGCATTGTTGCAATATTTAATGGAGAAGCATACAATTCGCAAGAGGAGAAATTACCTTTTGCTATAATTAATAATGTGATTTTGCCAACGTTTATGGATTTAGACTAA
- a CDS encoding UvrD-helicase domain-containing protein, whose protein sequence is METYLSQLNEAQLAPTLQKDGPMIVIAGAGSGKTRVLTYRIAYLMSQGVDAFNILALTFTNKAAKEMKGRIAEIVGDGEAKNLWMGTFHSVFAKILRFEGHHLGFPSNFTIYDTQDSQKLLGSIIKEMGLEKDIYKTKQVYSRISSYKNSLITVKAYFKNPELMEADAATRRPKMGEIYAEYVDRCFKAGAMDFDDLLLRTNELLTRFPNVLAQYQDKFRYILVDEYQDTNHSQYLIVRALADRFQNICVVGDDAQSIYAFRGANINNILNFQKDYDDVKLYRLEQNYRSTKNIVGAANSVIEHNKTKLDKVVWTSNEEGNKVKVHRSLTDGDEGRYVASTIWEEKMNNQLHNNDFAVLYRTNAQSRAIEDALRKRDIPYRIYGGLSFYQRKEIKDVTAYLRLVLNPADEEALKRVINFPARGIGQTTIDRLVVAANNYKKTIFEVLKNLDTIDISINSGTKNKLKDFVTLIESFQVMNQTANAFDLAEHVTKTSGLIREFNKDGTPEGITRLENVQELLNGIKDFVEGQMELADAGDSLAEFLEDVALATDLDGDKGDPNHVALMTIHLAKGLEFNHVFIVGLEEDLFPSAMSMNTRSELEEERRLFYVALTRAEKQAYLTYALSRYRWGKLIDSEPSRFIEEIEDEFLDIIIPIEERRINPMLSADIFGDVEPNKIRFKPPKKYEPKRKSNIKPKPEGIKINTPKNFKKITSSNENTNLFDSKLVVGNIVKHLRFGKGEVLKIEGVGSDMKAEINFQNGGIKKLLLRFAKLDIIG, encoded by the coding sequence TTGGAGACGTATTTAAGTCAATTAAATGAAGCGCAATTAGCACCAACTTTACAAAAGGATGGTCCTATGATTGTGATTGCTGGAGCTGGTTCTGGAAAAACAAGAGTACTTACTTACCGGATTGCTTATCTAATGAGTCAAGGTGTTGATGCGTTTAATATTTTGGCGTTGACTTTTACCAATAAGGCAGCTAAAGAAATGAAAGGCAGAATCGCTGAGATAGTTGGTGATGGTGAAGCTAAAAACCTATGGATGGGAACGTTTCACTCTGTTTTTGCTAAAATTTTACGTTTTGAAGGGCATCATTTAGGGTTTCCTAGTAATTTCACTATATACGATACACAAGATTCTCAAAAATTGTTGGGCTCAATAATTAAAGAAATGGGCTTAGAGAAAGATATCTATAAAACCAAGCAGGTTTATAGCAGGATATCTTCTTATAAAAACAGCTTAATAACGGTTAAAGCATATTTTAAAAACCCAGAGCTCATGGAAGCTGATGCTGCGACAAGACGTCCAAAAATGGGAGAGATTTATGCAGAATATGTTGACCGTTGTTTTAAAGCTGGCGCCATGGATTTTGATGATTTGTTGCTAAGAACTAACGAGTTGCTAACCCGCTTTCCTAATGTTTTAGCACAGTATCAAGATAAGTTCCGTTATATTCTTGTCGATGAGTACCAAGATACAAACCACTCGCAATATTTAATAGTTCGTGCTTTGGCAGATCGTTTTCAAAATATATGTGTGGTTGGTGATGACGCCCAAAGTATTTATGCGTTTCGTGGCGCTAATATTAATAATATTTTGAATTTTCAAAAGGATTATGATGATGTGAAACTCTACCGCCTAGAGCAAAACTATCGCTCGACCAAAAACATTGTAGGCGCAGCAAACTCAGTGATTGAACATAATAAAACCAAGTTAGATAAGGTAGTTTGGACTTCTAATGAAGAAGGTAATAAAGTTAAAGTACATCGTTCGTTAACCGATGGAGATGAAGGCCGTTATGTAGCAAGTACCATTTGGGAAGAAAAAATGAATAACCAATTGCATAATAACGATTTTGCAGTGCTTTATCGAACAAATGCACAATCACGTGCTATTGAAGATGCTTTGCGAAAACGAGACATCCCTTATCGTATTTATGGAGGCTTATCATTTTACCAGCGTAAAGAAATTAAAGACGTTACTGCATATTTGCGTTTGGTTTTAAATCCTGCAGATGAAGAAGCACTAAAACGTGTTATTAATTTCCCAGCACGTGGTATTGGGCAAACTACTATTGATAGACTAGTTGTTGCTGCAAATAATTATAAGAAAACCATTTTTGAAGTTTTAAAGAATCTTGATACGATAGATATTAGTATTAATAGCGGAACAAAAAATAAACTAAAAGATTTTGTGACGCTTATTGAAAGTTTTCAAGTAATGAATCAAACGGCAAATGCTTTTGATTTAGCTGAACACGTAACTAAAACAAGCGGATTAATACGAGAATTTAACAAAGACGGTACTCCCGAGGGCATTACGCGATTGGAAAATGTACAAGAGCTTTTAAATGGTATCAAAGATTTTGTTGAAGGGCAAATGGAGCTAGCTGATGCTGGAGATTCTTTAGCAGAATTTTTGGAAGATGTGGCATTAGCAACAGATTTAGATGGTGACAAAGGAGATCCAAATCACGTAGCTTTAATGACTATTCATTTGGCAAAGGGATTGGAATTTAATCATGTGTTTATTGTTGGTTTAGAGGAAGATTTGTTTCCAAGTGCTATGAGCATGAATACACGTAGCGAATTAGAAGAGGAGCGACGTTTGTTTTATGTGGCTTTAACTAGAGCCGAAAAACAAGCCTATTTAACCTATGCATTGTCACGTTACCGTTGGGGAAAATTAATTGACTCAGAGCCTAGTAGATTTATTGAAGAAATTGAAGATGAATTTTTAGATATTATTATTCCTATTGAAGAACGACGCATCAACCCAATGTTGTCAGCAGATATATTTGGAGATGTTGAGCCTAATAAAATTAGGTTTAAGCCACCAAAAAAGTATGAGCCTAAAAGAAAAAGTAATATAAAACCAAAACCTGAGGGGATTAAAATAAATACACCTAAGAACTTTAAAAAAATAACGAGCTCTAATGAAAACACTAATTTGTTTGACAGCAAATTAGTAGTAGGGAATATAGTAAAACATTTACGATTTGGAAAAGGTGAAGTCCTTAAAATAGAAGGTGTAGGTTCGGATATGAAAGCAGAAATAAACTTCCAAAATGGAGGGATAAAAAAATTACTACTTCGCTTTGCTAAATTAGATATTATTGGATAG
- a CDS encoding DsrE family protein, which produces MKKFLFTLYLFTLTCFSLLSQNERLEGKIIKNFGETFTIETLDIKTDISKEFKVIFDVSQSSTDRSIINKNIVTAARFLNMHANEGMKKEQLKVAMTIHGGAWQDVLNNKAYKEKYGVDNPNLELINELTKAGADIIICGQTASFRGITKDNANPNVKFALSAMTALIQYQNNGYTFIKF; this is translated from the coding sequence ATGAAAAAATTCCTATTTACTCTTTACCTATTTACCTTAACTTGCTTTTCTTTATTATCTCAAAACGAACGTTTAGAAGGAAAAATTATTAAAAATTTTGGTGAGACTTTTACTATAGAAACTCTTGATATTAAGACAGACATTTCTAAAGAGTTTAAAGTGATTTTTGATGTATCTCAATCATCGACAGATAGAAGTATTATAAATAAAAATATTGTTACGGCAGCTCGTTTTTTAAATATGCATGCTAATGAAGGTATGAAAAAAGAACAGCTAAAAGTTGCTATGACAATTCATGGTGGTGCATGGCAAGATGTATTAAATAATAAAGCCTATAAAGAGAAGTATGGCGTTGACAACCCGAATTTGGAATTAATAAATGAGCTTACTAAAGCTGGAGCAGATATTATTATTTGTGGGCAAACTGCTTCTTTTAGAGGCATCACAAAAGATAATGCTAATCCAAATGTAAAGTTTGCTTTATCAGCTATGACGGCCTTAATACAGTATCAAAACAATGGTTATACGTTTATAAAATTTTAA